The following coding sequences are from one Halorubrum sp. BOL3-1 window:
- a CDS encoding radical SAM protein: MTDSSSARRGSLPSDPADLSVTVVDGYVDEPAHFGVPPYLSTYPRYTAGALVDAGVPESRITYHTIDELRDDRSKHADVADADLMVYVGGMTVPGSYVGGTPAEPDEVRELGWTADGVTLLGGPVRFGVGEENAGAQETKRDDLDYDFVAMGDVEAAAHDLVREGLEGYGNRMRTNEEVDRWARQGAFVVEQHPNHPDYLICEMETSRGCAYRCSFCTEPLYGDPAFRTPDSVVGEVDALSNRGVEHFRIGRQADILAYGGDGEAPNPDALRELYGGIREVAPDLRTLHLDNMNPVTITDYPEASREAIRVIARHNTPGDTAAFGLESADPVVQEENNLLVTAEECLDAVRVVNEEGGWRPGDGPETTLDDPDRVTGPSTGPDASPRLPKLLPGINLVHGLAGERSETYEHNKEFLQTVYDEGLMLRRINIRQVMAFAGTEMAETGADIAQEHKDQFQAYKREVRETIDNPMLDRVVPPGTVLPDLHLEYHQDGKTFGRQLGTYALLAAVPGERELGTTIDVAITDHGYRSVTGVPYPLDVNAASMDELTAISGINRNTAGDVVVGRPYDSVEAVDAVDPGITDLSAYAVAGDTDVPIPGRDRAGSGPGPAARSSLGRGD; this comes from the coding sequence ATGACCGATTCCTCGTCGGCCCGTCGCGGCTCCCTCCCGTCCGACCCGGCCGACCTCTCCGTCACGGTCGTCGACGGGTACGTCGACGAGCCGGCCCACTTCGGCGTCCCGCCGTACCTCTCGACGTACCCCCGGTACACGGCGGGCGCGCTCGTCGACGCCGGCGTTCCGGAATCACGGATTACCTACCACACCATCGACGAGCTGCGCGACGACCGGTCGAAGCACGCCGACGTGGCCGACGCCGACCTCATGGTGTACGTCGGCGGGATGACCGTTCCGGGCAGCTACGTCGGCGGCACCCCCGCGGAGCCGGACGAGGTGCGGGAGCTGGGCTGGACCGCGGACGGCGTGACGCTGCTCGGCGGCCCGGTGCGCTTCGGCGTCGGGGAGGAGAACGCGGGCGCACAGGAGACGAAGCGCGACGACCTCGACTACGACTTCGTCGCGATGGGCGACGTCGAGGCCGCCGCCCACGACCTCGTCCGCGAGGGGTTAGAGGGGTACGGTAACCGGATGCGGACGAACGAGGAGGTCGACCGCTGGGCCCGACAGGGGGCGTTCGTCGTCGAGCAGCACCCGAACCACCCCGACTACCTGATCTGCGAGATGGAGACCTCCCGCGGATGCGCGTACCGGTGTTCGTTCTGTACGGAACCGCTGTACGGGGACCCGGCGTTCCGGACGCCCGACTCCGTCGTCGGCGAGGTCGACGCGCTCTCGAACCGGGGGGTCGAACACTTCCGGATCGGCCGGCAGGCCGACATCCTCGCGTACGGCGGCGACGGCGAGGCGCCGAACCCCGACGCGCTCCGGGAGCTGTACGGCGGGATCCGCGAGGTCGCCCCGGACCTCCGCACCCTCCACCTCGACAACATGAACCCCGTGACGATCACGGACTACCCGGAGGCGTCCCGGGAGGCGATCCGGGTCATCGCCCGACACAACACGCCGGGCGACACGGCCGCGTTCGGTCTCGAATCGGCCGATCCGGTCGTCCAAGAGGAGAACAACCTGCTCGTCACCGCCGAGGAGTGTTTAGATGCCGTCCGCGTCGTCAACGAGGAGGGCGGCTGGCGCCCGGGCGACGGCCCGGAGACGACGCTCGACGACCCCGACCGCGTCACCGGTCCCTCGACCGGCCCGGACGCCTCCCCCCGGCTGCCGAAGCTGCTCCCCGGGATCAACCTCGTCCACGGACTGGCGGGCGAGCGCTCCGAGACCTACGAGCACAACAAGGAGTTCCTCCAGACCGTCTACGACGAGGGGCTGATGCTCCGCCGGATCAACATCCGGCAGGTGATGGCGTTCGCCGGCACCGAAATGGCCGAGACGGGCGCGGACATCGCACAGGAGCACAAAGACCAGTTCCAGGCGTACAAGCGGGAGGTGCGCGAGACCATCGACAACCCGATGCTCGACCGCGTCGTCCCGCCGGGAACGGTGCTGCCGGACCTCCACCTCGAATATCACCAAGACGGCAAGACGTTCGGGCGACAGCTCGGAACCTACGCGCTCCTCGCCGCGGTTCCCGGCGAGCGCGAGCTGGGAACCACCATCGACGTGGCGATCACGGACCACGGCTACCGCTCCGTGACGGGCGTCCCGTACCCGCTCGATGTCAACGCGGCCTCGATGGACGAGCTGACCGCGATCTCCGGGATCAATCGCAATACCGCTGGCGACGTCGTCGTCGGCCGCCCGTACGACTCCGTCGAGGCCGTCGACGCGGTCGACCCCGGGATCACCGACCTCTCGGCGTACGCGGTCGCCGGCGACACCGACGTGCCGATCCCGGGACGCGACCGCGCCGGATCCGGACCCGGACCGGCCGCGCGGTCGTCGCTCGGCCGCGGGGACTGA
- a CDS encoding Hsp20/alpha crystallin family protein, which produces MGGLVETGRSALRTALERVGRGWSKVQERRPLSYDLLESDSAYLVVFDAPGIRGEDVDVTFLDHTVEVSLERFRDFYDGYDLVFPGRGVSLSSSVDLPRDADVTPEGANATLTRNGTLRVEIPKREGSGDVDVVEEDD; this is translated from the coding sequence GTGGGCGGACTCGTCGAGACGGGTCGGTCCGCGCTCCGCACTGCCCTCGAACGCGTCGGCCGCGGGTGGAGCAAGGTACAGGAGCGCCGGCCGCTCTCGTACGACCTCCTTGAGAGCGACAGCGCGTACCTCGTCGTCTTCGACGCCCCCGGCATCCGCGGCGAGGACGTCGACGTCACCTTCCTCGATCACACCGTCGAGGTGAGCCTCGAACGCTTCCGCGACTTCTACGACGGCTACGACCTCGTGTTCCCCGGTCGCGGCGTCTCGCTGTCGAGCAGCGTCGACCTCCCCCGCGACGCCGACGTGACGCCCGAGGGCGCGAACGCGACGCTCACGCGCAACGGCACGCTCCGCGTCGAGATCCCCAAACGCGAGGGGTCCGGCGACGTCGACGTCGTCGAAGAGGACGACTGA
- a CDS encoding FAD-binding oxidoreductase, with protein sequence MNERAEPAPSVAVVGGGAVGVTAAHDLAVRGADVTLYERGELAAGSSGRAAGVLYDAYAEDVDAAVGARSIERFRAFDRTLPGFSFTACPYVIAVREGDPDADALPAMVERMRGHGRDVSIVDSDALGERFPALRTDDLAVAAVAEGAGWTDPPSYVRALGRRAAGEGVAVETETPVAIGPRTDAGREISVRDGDDGGSAAERRAFDAVVVAAGAHTRSLLAGADISVPVVPYRVQALVDGRPYDGPMAYDATADAYLRPHPDGLLAGDGTEPVPVDPDDYRREADDWFRADVSTVLRERLDPSDHADREDSDPNVARAWAGLCTATPDGDPLVGPVDATRETAPTLFVAAGWQGHGFMRAPATGETVAEGVLASLGGLAFDAPDSPWIGAFDPTRFDGDEEFEIAAGMSLSERTDGE encoded by the coding sequence ATGAACGAGCGAGCCGAGCCCGCACCGTCGGTCGCGGTCGTCGGCGGCGGCGCGGTCGGCGTCACCGCAGCTCACGATCTGGCGGTTCGGGGGGCGGACGTGACCCTCTACGAGCGCGGGGAGCTGGCGGCCGGTAGCTCCGGGCGCGCGGCGGGCGTCCTCTACGACGCCTACGCAGAGGACGTCGACGCCGCGGTCGGCGCCCGATCGATCGAGCGGTTCCGCGCGTTCGACCGGACGCTACCCGGATTCTCCTTCACCGCCTGTCCGTACGTGATCGCAGTTCGGGAGGGCGACCCCGACGCCGACGCGCTCCCGGCGATGGTCGAGCGCATGCGCGGACACGGCCGCGACGTCTCCATCGTCGACTCCGACGCGCTCGGTGAGCGCTTCCCCGCCCTCCGCACCGACGACCTCGCCGTCGCGGCGGTCGCGGAGGGGGCCGGCTGGACCGACCCGCCGAGCTACGTCCGCGCGCTCGGTCGACGGGCCGCCGGCGAGGGCGTCGCGGTCGAGACGGAGACGCCGGTCGCGATCGGCCCGCGGACCGACGCGGGACGGGAGATCTCGGTTCGCGACGGCGACGACGGAGGTTCGGCGGCCGAGCGGCGCGCCTTCGACGCGGTCGTCGTCGCCGCCGGGGCGCACACTCGGTCGCTGCTGGCCGGCGCGGACATCTCGGTGCCCGTCGTTCCCTATCGCGTTCAGGCGCTCGTCGACGGTCGGCCCTACGACGGGCCGATGGCCTACGACGCCACCGCGGACGCGTACCTCCGCCCGCACCCCGACGGCCTGCTCGCGGGCGACGGCACGGAACCGGTCCCGGTCGACCCCGACGACTACCGGCGTGAGGCAGACGACTGGTTCCGTGCGGACGTCTCGACGGTCCTGCGCGAGCGCCTCGACCCCTCCGACCACGCCGACCGCGAGGACTCCGACCCGAACGTCGCCCGAGCGTGGGCCGGGCTCTGTACCGCGACGCCCGACGGCGACCCCCTCGTCGGGCCGGTCGACGCGACCCGCGAGACCGCCCCGACGCTCTTCGTCGCCGCCGGCTGGCAGGGTCACGGGTTCATGCGAGCGCCCGCGACCGGCGAGACCGTGGCCGAGGGCGTACTCGCGTCGCTCGGAGGCCTCGCGTTCGACGCGCCGGACTCACCGTGGATCGGGGCGTTCGACCCGACGCGGTTCGACGGCGACGAGGAGTTCGAGATCGCGGCGGGGATGTCGCTGTCCGAGCGGACCGACGGGGAGTGA
- a CDS encoding glutathione S-transferase family protein: protein MNQLVNGEWRTDAYETTNEEGAFERGETTFRNWVAGSDVPDHVDAEPDERFQPEADRYHLYVSYACPWAHRTLLARSLLGLEDAIGVSVVDPYRGEGGWQFSSEKDGCTPDHLHDSDYLRELYVEADPDATCRVTVPVLWDTEEETIVNNESREILRMLSTAFADLGNDASLLPDASDDATVADVDEAITDIYEPINNGVYRAGFATSQGAYDDAIDDLFDALDRYDDRLADRRYLVGDSLTEADICLFTTLIRFDQVYHTHFMCNKRFVHQYEHLWPYLRDLYQTEGVAETVNMDHIKEHYYTTHPDVTPTGIIARGPDLDFEAPHERGLLAGAPPTPTADD from the coding sequence ATGAACCAACTCGTCAACGGCGAGTGGCGAACCGACGCCTACGAGACGACGAACGAGGAGGGAGCGTTCGAGCGCGGCGAGACCACCTTCCGGAACTGGGTCGCGGGCAGCGACGTGCCCGACCACGTCGACGCCGAACCGGACGAGCGTTTCCAGCCGGAGGCCGACCGGTATCACCTGTACGTCTCCTACGCCTGTCCGTGGGCGCACCGCACGCTCCTCGCCCGCTCCCTCCTGGGTCTCGAAGACGCGATCGGCGTCTCGGTCGTCGACCCGTACCGCGGCGAGGGCGGCTGGCAGTTCAGTTCCGAGAAGGACGGCTGTACGCCCGATCACCTCCACGACAGCGACTACCTCCGCGAGCTGTACGTCGAGGCGGACCCCGACGCCACCTGCCGCGTGACCGTCCCCGTGCTGTGGGACACCGAGGAGGAGACGATCGTCAACAACGAGTCCCGCGAGATCCTGCGGATGTTGTCGACCGCGTTCGCGGATCTGGGCAACGACGCGTCGCTCCTGCCCGACGCGAGCGACGACGCGACGGTCGCGGACGTCGACGAGGCCATCACGGACATCTACGAGCCGATCAACAACGGCGTCTATCGCGCCGGCTTCGCGACCTCCCAAGGGGCCTACGACGACGCGATCGACGACCTGTTCGACGCGCTCGACCGCTACGACGACCGCCTCGCGGACCGGCGCTACCTCGTCGGTGACTCGCTCACGGAGGCGGACATCTGTCTGTTCACGACGCTGATCCGCTTCGATCAGGTGTACCACACGCACTTCATGTGTAACAAGCGGTTCGTCCACCAGTACGAGCACCTCTGGCCGTACCTGCGCGACCTCTACCAGACCGAGGGCGTCGCCGAGACGGTGAACATGGACCACATCAAGGAACACTACTACACCACACACCCGGACGTGACGCCGACCGGGATCATCGCGCGCGGTCCCGACCTCGACTTCGAGGCGCCGCACGAGCGCGGCCTGCTCGCGGGAGCGCCGCCGACGCCGACCGCGGACGACTGA
- a CDS encoding MBL fold metallo-hydrolase, with translation MSDTADDGPGSDPGDGDPAVTRVEVPVDTRAPGGTTNAYLLDGLLVDPAARTDALDAAIAARDSVDATDPPLPAVEAIAVTHAHPDHVGAVAEYAALTGATVVAREGHADRFAAAAGIAPDETAAPGETVSDTGVVAVDTPGHAPDHVGFAAGGSEDAPRAALCCGDLAVAEGSVAVAAPEGDLSAYLVSLERVRDAGYGRLLPGHGAPIDDPTATCDRLIEHRIARERDVIAAIDAGATDLDAVVDGAYEKDLTGVRDLALATVAAHVEKLIEEGRVEEVWAGRLAAAGFD, from the coding sequence ATGTCTGACACGGCCGACGACGGGCCGGGGTCTGACCCGGGCGACGGCGACCCCGCCGTCACTCGCGTCGAGGTCCCCGTCGACACCCGAGCGCCGGGCGGGACGACGAACGCCTACCTCCTCGACGGCCTGCTCGTCGACCCGGCGGCCCGAACCGACGCGCTCGACGCGGCGATCGCGGCGCGGGATTCCGTGGACGCGACCGACCCTCCCCTCCCGGCCGTCGAGGCGATCGCGGTCACCCACGCCCACCCGGACCACGTCGGGGCGGTCGCGGAGTACGCCGCGCTGACGGGGGCGACCGTCGTCGCCCGCGAGGGCCACGCCGACCGGTTCGCCGCGGCGGCCGGAATCGCCCCCGACGAGACGGCTGCGCCGGGCGAGACGGTTTCCGACACCGGTGTCGTCGCCGTCGACACCCCGGGTCACGCCCCCGATCACGTCGGGTTCGCGGCCGGCGGGTCCGAGGATGCGCCGCGCGCCGCGCTGTGTTGCGGCGACCTCGCGGTCGCGGAGGGAAGCGTCGCGGTCGCCGCGCCCGAGGGGGACCTCTCGGCGTACCTCGTAAGCCTCGAACGCGTGCGCGACGCCGGTTACGGCCGGCTACTGCCCGGGCACGGCGCGCCGATCGACGACCCGACGGCGACGTGCGACCGGCTGATCGAACACCGGATCGCCCGCGAACGCGACGTGATCGCCGCGATCGACGCCGGCGCGACCGACCTCGACGCCGTCGTCGACGGCGCCTACGAGAAGGATCTGACGGGCGTGCGTGACCTCGCGCTGGCGACGGTCGCCGCGCACGTCGAGAAGCTGATCGAGGAGGGCCGGGTCGAGGAAGTGTGGGCCGGGCGACTGGCGGCGGCCGGGTTCGACTGA